One window from the genome of Sardina pilchardus chromosome 12, fSarPil1.1, whole genome shotgun sequence encodes:
- the si:ch211-243j20.2 gene encoding uridine-cytidine kinase-like 1 isoform X1 → MAVAVTMSQADEQMQPKEEGEEEDRSISRSDSSGSGDDSMDGLSKHRCPPTPSLSPQKRATSQSKTEPPLLRTNKRTIYTAGRPPWYNVTGTTFKEAFVIGLCGGSASGKTTVANKIIEALDVPWVVLLSMDSFYKVLSKEEQELAARNEYNFDHPDAFDFELLVNVLKKLKKGKSVKVPVYDFNSHSRRKEWKNVYGANVVIFEGILAFANKELLKTLDMKVFVDTDSDIRLVRRLKRDISERGRDITGVIKQYNKFVKPAFEQYIEPSVQVADIVVPRGGENFVALDLIVQHVHSQLEKRKQRGDMSALATAHQGQPLPKTLTVLESTPQVRGMHTIIRNKDTNRDEFIFYSKRLMRLLIERALSFLPLKPVSVETPQGAIYEGKRLSGKRISGVSILRAGETMEQALMAVCKDIRLGKILIQTNHDTGEPELHYLRLPKDITEDYVILMDSTVSTGAAAMMAVRVLLDHDVQEDKIFLLSLLMAEMGVHSVAYAFPKVRIITTAVDKRVNDKFHIIPGIGNFGDRYFGTDAPSDWYESDEGMDC, encoded by the exons CAGTGGTAGTGGAGATGATTCCATGGACGGTCTGTCGAAGCACAGATGCCCCCCGACGCCCTCACTGTCCCCACAGAAGCGAGCCACGAGTCAGAGCAAAACTGAACCACCTCTTCTGCGGACTAACAAGAGGACCATTTACACGGCAGGCCGTCCACCCTGGTACAATGTCACTGGGACCACCTTCAAGGAGGCATTTGTCATTG GTCTGTGTGGAGGCAGTGCCTCAGGGAAAACCACTGTGGCCAATAAGATCATTGAAGCACTGGATGTACCCTGGGTAGTCTTGCTGTCCATGGACTCATTCTACAAG GTGTTGTCCAAAGAGGAACAGGAGCTGGCGGCCAGGAACGAGTACAACTTTGACCACCCGGACGCCTTCGACTTTGAGCTGCTCGTGAACGTGCTGAAGAAGCTGAAGAAGGGCAAAAGCGTCAAGGTGCCCGTGTACGACTTCAACAGCCACAGCCGTCGGAAGGAGTGG AAAAATGTGTATGGGGCCAATGTTGTCATATTTGAAGGGATCCTAGCGTTTGCCAACAAGGAGCTGTTGAAG ACGCTAGACATGAAGGTGTTTGTTGACACGGATTCAGACATTCGCCTGGTACGGCGTCTCAAGAGGGACATATCCGAGCGGGGTCGTGACATCACGGGCGTCATCAAGCAATACAATAAGTTTGTGAAGCCGGCGTTTGAGCAATACATCGAGCCCTCTGTTCAGGTGGCAGACATCGTCGTCCCCAGGG GGGGCGAGAACTTTGTTGCTCTAGATCTGATCGTGCAGCATGTACACAGTCAGCTGGAAAAG AGGAAGCAGCGTGGGGATAT GTCAGCGCTGGCCACAGCACATCAGGGCCAGCCGCTGCCCAAGACCCTCACGGTCCTGGAGAGCACACCACAGGTCCGCGGCATGCACACCATCATCAG GAATAAGGACACGAACCGCGATGAATTCATTTTCTATTCCAAGCGATTAATGAGGCTGCTGATTGAGAGGGCTCTCTCCTTTCTGCCCCTCAAG CCTGTTTCCGTGGAGACGCCTCAAGGGGCCATCTATGAGGGCAAGAGGCTCAGTGGGAAACGG atcagtGGCGTGTCCATCTTGCGAGCGGGCGAGACCATGGAGCAGGCCCTGATGGCCGTCTGTAAGGACATCCGTCTGGGGAAGATCCTCATCCAGACCAATCACGACACTGGAGAACCAGAG CTCCACTACCTGCGCCTGCCAAAGGACATCACGGAGGACTACGTGATCCTGATGGACAGCACTGTGTCCACCGGGGCTGCAGCCATGATGGCCGTCAGAGTGCTTCTG gacCATGACGTCCAGGAGGACAAGATCTTCCTGCTGTCCCTTCTCATGGCCGAGATGGGAGTCCACTCGGTGGCCTACGCCTTCCCCAAGGTGCGCATCATCACCACGGCGGTGGACAAGAGGGTCAACGACAAGTTCCACATCATCCCAGGGATTG gTAATTTCGGGGACCGTTACTTTGGGACAGACGCCCCTTCGGACTGGTATGAGAGTGACGAGGGCATGGACTGCTGA
- the si:ch211-243j20.2 gene encoding uridine-cytidine kinase-like 1 isoform X3, translated as MAVAVTMSQADEQMQPKEEGEEEDRSISSSGSGDDSMDGLSKHRCPPTPSLSPQKRATSQSKTEPPLLRTNKRTIYTAGRPPWYNVTGTTFKEAFVIGLCGGSASGKTTVANKIIEALDVPWVVLLSMDSFYKVLSKEEQELAARNEYNFDHPDAFDFELLVNVLKKLKKGKSVKVPVYDFNSHSRRKEWKNVYGANVVIFEGILAFANKELLKTLDMKVFVDTDSDIRLVRRLKRDISERGRDITGVIKQYNKFVKPAFEQYIEPSVQVADIVVPRGGENFVALDLIVQHVHSQLEKRKQRGDMSALATAHQGQPLPKTLTVLESTPQVRGMHTIIRNKDTNRDEFIFYSKRLMRLLIERALSFLPLKPVSVETPQGAIYEGKRLSGKRISGVSILRAGETMEQALMAVCKDIRLGKILIQTNHDTGEPELHYLRLPKDITEDYVILMDSTVSTGAAAMMAVRVLLDHDVQEDKIFLLSLLMAEMGVHSVAYAFPKVRIITTAVDKRVNDKFHIIPGIGNFGDRYFGTDAPSDWYESDEGMDC; from the exons CAGTGGTAGTGGAGATGATTCCATGGACGGTCTGTCGAAGCACAGATGCCCCCCGACGCCCTCACTGTCCCCACAGAAGCGAGCCACGAGTCAGAGCAAAACTGAACCACCTCTTCTGCGGACTAACAAGAGGACCATTTACACGGCAGGCCGTCCACCCTGGTACAATGTCACTGGGACCACCTTCAAGGAGGCATTTGTCATTG GTCTGTGTGGAGGCAGTGCCTCAGGGAAAACCACTGTGGCCAATAAGATCATTGAAGCACTGGATGTACCCTGGGTAGTCTTGCTGTCCATGGACTCATTCTACAAG GTGTTGTCCAAAGAGGAACAGGAGCTGGCGGCCAGGAACGAGTACAACTTTGACCACCCGGACGCCTTCGACTTTGAGCTGCTCGTGAACGTGCTGAAGAAGCTGAAGAAGGGCAAAAGCGTCAAGGTGCCCGTGTACGACTTCAACAGCCACAGCCGTCGGAAGGAGTGG AAAAATGTGTATGGGGCCAATGTTGTCATATTTGAAGGGATCCTAGCGTTTGCCAACAAGGAGCTGTTGAAG ACGCTAGACATGAAGGTGTTTGTTGACACGGATTCAGACATTCGCCTGGTACGGCGTCTCAAGAGGGACATATCCGAGCGGGGTCGTGACATCACGGGCGTCATCAAGCAATACAATAAGTTTGTGAAGCCGGCGTTTGAGCAATACATCGAGCCCTCTGTTCAGGTGGCAGACATCGTCGTCCCCAGGG GGGGCGAGAACTTTGTTGCTCTAGATCTGATCGTGCAGCATGTACACAGTCAGCTGGAAAAG AGGAAGCAGCGTGGGGATAT GTCAGCGCTGGCCACAGCACATCAGGGCCAGCCGCTGCCCAAGACCCTCACGGTCCTGGAGAGCACACCACAGGTCCGCGGCATGCACACCATCATCAG GAATAAGGACACGAACCGCGATGAATTCATTTTCTATTCCAAGCGATTAATGAGGCTGCTGATTGAGAGGGCTCTCTCCTTTCTGCCCCTCAAG CCTGTTTCCGTGGAGACGCCTCAAGGGGCCATCTATGAGGGCAAGAGGCTCAGTGGGAAACGG atcagtGGCGTGTCCATCTTGCGAGCGGGCGAGACCATGGAGCAGGCCCTGATGGCCGTCTGTAAGGACATCCGTCTGGGGAAGATCCTCATCCAGACCAATCACGACACTGGAGAACCAGAG CTCCACTACCTGCGCCTGCCAAAGGACATCACGGAGGACTACGTGATCCTGATGGACAGCACTGTGTCCACCGGGGCTGCAGCCATGATGGCCGTCAGAGTGCTTCTG gacCATGACGTCCAGGAGGACAAGATCTTCCTGCTGTCCCTTCTCATGGCCGAGATGGGAGTCCACTCGGTGGCCTACGCCTTCCCCAAGGTGCGCATCATCACCACGGCGGTGGACAAGAGGGTCAACGACAAGTTCCACATCATCCCAGGGATTG gTAATTTCGGGGACCGTTACTTTGGGACAGACGCCCCTTCGGACTGGTATGAGAGTGACGAGGGCATGGACTGCTGA
- the si:ch211-243j20.2 gene encoding uridine-cytidine kinase-like 1 isoform X2 — MAVAVTMSQADEQMQPKEEGEEEDRSISRSDSSGSGDDSMDGLSKHRCPPTPSLSPQKRATSQSKTEPPLLRTNKRTIYTAGRPPWYNVTGTTFKEAFVIGLCGGSASGKTTVANKIIEALDVPWVVLLSMDSFYKVLSKEEQELAARNEYNFDHPDAFDFELLVNVLKKLKKGKSVKVPVYDFNSHSRRKEWKNVYGANVVIFEGILAFANKELLKTLDMKVFVDTDSDIRLVRRLKRDISERGRDITGVIKQYNKFVKPAFEQYIEPSVQVADIVVPRGGENFVALDLIVQHVHSQLEKRESTVRSALATAHQGQPLPKTLTVLESTPQVRGMHTIIRNKDTNRDEFIFYSKRLMRLLIERALSFLPLKPVSVETPQGAIYEGKRLSGKRISGVSILRAGETMEQALMAVCKDIRLGKILIQTNHDTGEPELHYLRLPKDITEDYVILMDSTVSTGAAAMMAVRVLLDHDVQEDKIFLLSLLMAEMGVHSVAYAFPKVRIITTAVDKRVNDKFHIIPGIGNFGDRYFGTDAPSDWYESDEGMDC; from the exons CAGTGGTAGTGGAGATGATTCCATGGACGGTCTGTCGAAGCACAGATGCCCCCCGACGCCCTCACTGTCCCCACAGAAGCGAGCCACGAGTCAGAGCAAAACTGAACCACCTCTTCTGCGGACTAACAAGAGGACCATTTACACGGCAGGCCGTCCACCCTGGTACAATGTCACTGGGACCACCTTCAAGGAGGCATTTGTCATTG GTCTGTGTGGAGGCAGTGCCTCAGGGAAAACCACTGTGGCCAATAAGATCATTGAAGCACTGGATGTACCCTGGGTAGTCTTGCTGTCCATGGACTCATTCTACAAG GTGTTGTCCAAAGAGGAACAGGAGCTGGCGGCCAGGAACGAGTACAACTTTGACCACCCGGACGCCTTCGACTTTGAGCTGCTCGTGAACGTGCTGAAGAAGCTGAAGAAGGGCAAAAGCGTCAAGGTGCCCGTGTACGACTTCAACAGCCACAGCCGTCGGAAGGAGTGG AAAAATGTGTATGGGGCCAATGTTGTCATATTTGAAGGGATCCTAGCGTTTGCCAACAAGGAGCTGTTGAAG ACGCTAGACATGAAGGTGTTTGTTGACACGGATTCAGACATTCGCCTGGTACGGCGTCTCAAGAGGGACATATCCGAGCGGGGTCGTGACATCACGGGCGTCATCAAGCAATACAATAAGTTTGTGAAGCCGGCGTTTGAGCAATACATCGAGCCCTCTGTTCAGGTGGCAGACATCGTCGTCCCCAGGG GGGGCGAGAACTTTGTTGCTCTAGATCTGATCGTGCAGCATGTACACAGTCAGCTGGAAAAG CGTGAAAGCACCGTGAG GTCAGCGCTGGCCACAGCACATCAGGGCCAGCCGCTGCCCAAGACCCTCACGGTCCTGGAGAGCACACCACAGGTCCGCGGCATGCACACCATCATCAG GAATAAGGACACGAACCGCGATGAATTCATTTTCTATTCCAAGCGATTAATGAGGCTGCTGATTGAGAGGGCTCTCTCCTTTCTGCCCCTCAAG CCTGTTTCCGTGGAGACGCCTCAAGGGGCCATCTATGAGGGCAAGAGGCTCAGTGGGAAACGG atcagtGGCGTGTCCATCTTGCGAGCGGGCGAGACCATGGAGCAGGCCCTGATGGCCGTCTGTAAGGACATCCGTCTGGGGAAGATCCTCATCCAGACCAATCACGACACTGGAGAACCAGAG CTCCACTACCTGCGCCTGCCAAAGGACATCACGGAGGACTACGTGATCCTGATGGACAGCACTGTGTCCACCGGGGCTGCAGCCATGATGGCCGTCAGAGTGCTTCTG gacCATGACGTCCAGGAGGACAAGATCTTCCTGCTGTCCCTTCTCATGGCCGAGATGGGAGTCCACTCGGTGGCCTACGCCTTCCCCAAGGTGCGCATCATCACCACGGCGGTGGACAAGAGGGTCAACGACAAGTTCCACATCATCCCAGGGATTG gTAATTTCGGGGACCGTTACTTTGGGACAGACGCCCCTTCGGACTGGTATGAGAGTGACGAGGGCATGGACTGCTGA
- the si:ch211-243j20.2 gene encoding uridine-cytidine kinase-like 1 isoform X4 has protein sequence MAVAVTMSQADEQMQPKEEGEEEDRSISSGSGDDSMDGLSKHRCPPTPSLSPQKRATSQSKTEPPLLRTNKRTIYTAGRPPWYNVTGTTFKEAFVIGLCGGSASGKTTVANKIIEALDVPWVVLLSMDSFYKVLSKEEQELAARNEYNFDHPDAFDFELLVNVLKKLKKGKSVKVPVYDFNSHSRRKEWKNVYGANVVIFEGILAFANKELLKTLDMKVFVDTDSDIRLVRRLKRDISERGRDITGVIKQYNKFVKPAFEQYIEPSVQVADIVVPRGGENFVALDLIVQHVHSQLEKRKQRGDMSALATAHQGQPLPKTLTVLESTPQVRGMHTIIRNKDTNRDEFIFYSKRLMRLLIERALSFLPLKPVSVETPQGAIYEGKRLSGKRISGVSILRAGETMEQALMAVCKDIRLGKILIQTNHDTGEPELHYLRLPKDITEDYVILMDSTVSTGAAAMMAVRVLLDHDVQEDKIFLLSLLMAEMGVHSVAYAFPKVRIITTAVDKRVNDKFHIIPGIGNFGDRYFGTDAPSDWYESDEGMDC, from the exons TGGTAGTGGAGATGATTCCATGGACGGTCTGTCGAAGCACAGATGCCCCCCGACGCCCTCACTGTCCCCACAGAAGCGAGCCACGAGTCAGAGCAAAACTGAACCACCTCTTCTGCGGACTAACAAGAGGACCATTTACACGGCAGGCCGTCCACCCTGGTACAATGTCACTGGGACCACCTTCAAGGAGGCATTTGTCATTG GTCTGTGTGGAGGCAGTGCCTCAGGGAAAACCACTGTGGCCAATAAGATCATTGAAGCACTGGATGTACCCTGGGTAGTCTTGCTGTCCATGGACTCATTCTACAAG GTGTTGTCCAAAGAGGAACAGGAGCTGGCGGCCAGGAACGAGTACAACTTTGACCACCCGGACGCCTTCGACTTTGAGCTGCTCGTGAACGTGCTGAAGAAGCTGAAGAAGGGCAAAAGCGTCAAGGTGCCCGTGTACGACTTCAACAGCCACAGCCGTCGGAAGGAGTGG AAAAATGTGTATGGGGCCAATGTTGTCATATTTGAAGGGATCCTAGCGTTTGCCAACAAGGAGCTGTTGAAG ACGCTAGACATGAAGGTGTTTGTTGACACGGATTCAGACATTCGCCTGGTACGGCGTCTCAAGAGGGACATATCCGAGCGGGGTCGTGACATCACGGGCGTCATCAAGCAATACAATAAGTTTGTGAAGCCGGCGTTTGAGCAATACATCGAGCCCTCTGTTCAGGTGGCAGACATCGTCGTCCCCAGGG GGGGCGAGAACTTTGTTGCTCTAGATCTGATCGTGCAGCATGTACACAGTCAGCTGGAAAAG AGGAAGCAGCGTGGGGATAT GTCAGCGCTGGCCACAGCACATCAGGGCCAGCCGCTGCCCAAGACCCTCACGGTCCTGGAGAGCACACCACAGGTCCGCGGCATGCACACCATCATCAG GAATAAGGACACGAACCGCGATGAATTCATTTTCTATTCCAAGCGATTAATGAGGCTGCTGATTGAGAGGGCTCTCTCCTTTCTGCCCCTCAAG CCTGTTTCCGTGGAGACGCCTCAAGGGGCCATCTATGAGGGCAAGAGGCTCAGTGGGAAACGG atcagtGGCGTGTCCATCTTGCGAGCGGGCGAGACCATGGAGCAGGCCCTGATGGCCGTCTGTAAGGACATCCGTCTGGGGAAGATCCTCATCCAGACCAATCACGACACTGGAGAACCAGAG CTCCACTACCTGCGCCTGCCAAAGGACATCACGGAGGACTACGTGATCCTGATGGACAGCACTGTGTCCACCGGGGCTGCAGCCATGATGGCCGTCAGAGTGCTTCTG gacCATGACGTCCAGGAGGACAAGATCTTCCTGCTGTCCCTTCTCATGGCCGAGATGGGAGTCCACTCGGTGGCCTACGCCTTCCCCAAGGTGCGCATCATCACCACGGCGGTGGACAAGAGGGTCAACGACAAGTTCCACATCATCCCAGGGATTG gTAATTTCGGGGACCGTTACTTTGGGACAGACGCCCCTTCGGACTGGTATGAGAGTGACGAGGGCATGGACTGCTGA